TCTATGGTAACACAGGAATGTTTACGCTTGATCGCGGCTTTACCTCTACGGCAAGCTGTAGGTCACGTATTACCTACATTGATGGGGATCTTGGAAAGTTGATGTATCGTGGCTACGACATCGCCTACTTGGCAACTAAAAAGTCGTTTTTAGATACCGCTTTTTTACTTTTACACAAAGAACTCCCGAGCAAAGATGAGTACAAAAACTTTTTGATGGAACTTAAAAAGCGCTCCTTTATTCATGAAAGTATGCGCAAACTCTTCGATGCGTTTCCTGATAATGCGCATCCAATGGCGATTTTATCGGCTGCAGTTTCAGCGCTTTCAACCTTTTATTTCGATCACCTCGATATGGACTCACCAGAGCAAGCCAAAGAGATGGCGCACCGCATCATTGCAAAAATACCAACGATTGCCGCCTTTTCATACCGCTACTCTCAGGGCTTACCGATCATCTATCCTGACTTAGACAAAGGGTTTACAGAGAATTTTTTATACATGATCAGAGGCTATCCTCATCACCATATTGACCTCAAACCGATCGAAGTCAAAGCACTCGACACCATCTTTACCCTGCATGCAGACCACGAGCAAAATGCTTCTACAACAGCGGTTCGTGTCGTTGCCTCCACCCATGCACATCCGTATGCGGCTATTTCAGCGGGTATTGGTGCACTTTGGGGAAGGGCTCATGGAGGAGCAAACGAGTCGGTGATTCGTCAGCTTGAACTCATTGGCAGTGTTGAGAATGTGGATAAATTTATTGAAAAAGCAAAAGATCCAAATGATCCGTTTAGACTGATGGGCTTTGGTCACAGGGTCTATAAAAACTTCGACCCACGTGCAACGATTTTGAAAAATCTTCAAAAACAGTTGGTCAATGATCTTTCGATTGATAGCGAATTGATGGAAGTCGCACACCGAATTGAAGAGATTGCGCTCAATGATGAGTATTTCATTAAACGTAAACTCTACCCCAATATCGACTTCTATTCAGGGCTTATTTTGCAAGCGCTTAAAATCCCTAAAGATATGTTTGCCGTTATCTTCGTGATTGGTCGAACGCCTGGGTGGATTGCGCAATGGCTTGAGCTAAAAGAACAACCCGACATGAAGATTGCACGCCCGCGCCAACACTACCTTGGACCGCTTGAGCGTACGCCTAAATACGATATATAACACCGTTTACATGTAAGGATTTTCCCTTACATGTAAAACCCTTTTCCTACTTCAATTTAACAATATACCCACCATTAAACGCTTGCAAATCATAACGATAATGCCCATCGAGTAAGAGTGCAATACGGTAAAATCCATCATGACTACCTAACGTTGCAGAGACAAAAGGTGCTTTGTTAAACTCTAAGCTTTTCGTTCCGTACGCATTCACTTTTTTAAAATCGATCACAACCTTGTAAGGATCAGCAATGAGAAAATCTCGGATTTTACTCTCTTTGGTAAAAATAGTAATCTCGTTTTGATTGATAAAAAAGGAGAGATCTTCATTTAACTTAAAGGCGTTACTTGCGTTTGCATTAGCCGTTGAGGAGGGTTTTTCCTCTTTGAGAATCGGTGCGGGTGGAAGATCTTTTTTCTCAATTGGTAGTGGTGTTACAACAGGGACACTCGGTATAGGCGCATTGGTTTCTGTTTTTTGACTTAACATAAGTGGTAAATGCCAATCAACATTCTGATCAATTGCAACAATCTCTTCGC
Above is a genomic segment from Sulfurospirillum halorespirans DSM 13726 containing:
- a CDS encoding AMIN domain-containing protein, with the translated sequence MQKILWLFLSLAVILEARENPFETSMSPQTVGKTTQIKDELTDFKSTTLTLPSSARILKSASVTFQNLDGSISEEIVAIDQNVDWHLPLMLSQKTETNAPIPSVPVVTPLPIEKKDLPPAPILKEEKPSSTANANASNAFKLNEDLSFFINQNEITIFTKESKIRDFLIADPYKVVIDFKKVNAYGTKSLEFNKAPFVSATLGSHDGFYRIALLLDGHYRYDLQAFNGGYIVKLK
- a CDS encoding citrate synthase, encoding MSKETVTLIDNRTGTEYEFPILKSTLGPDVVDISTFYGNTGMFTLDRGFTSTASCRSRITYIDGDLGKLMYRGYDIAYLATKKSFLDTAFLLLHKELPSKDEYKNFLMELKKRSFIHESMRKLFDAFPDNAHPMAILSAAVSALSTFYFDHLDMDSPEQAKEMAHRIIAKIPTIAAFSYRYSQGLPIIYPDLDKGFTENFLYMIRGYPHHHIDLKPIEVKALDTIFTLHADHEQNASTTAVRVVASTHAHPYAAISAGIGALWGRAHGGANESVIRQLELIGSVENVDKFIEKAKDPNDPFRLMGFGHRVYKNFDPRATILKNLQKQLVNDLSIDSELMEVAHRIEEIALNDEYFIKRKLYPNIDFYSGLILQALKIPKDMFAVIFVIGRTPGWIAQWLELKEQPDMKIARPRQHYLGPLERTPKYDI